In one window of uncultured Draconibacterium sp. DNA:
- a CDS encoding ABC transporter permease gives MFIKRYLHDILIAVEAIIANRLKSILTALGIIFGVAAVISMMAIGNGAEQEILEQIKLVGVNNIVITPSTYSLSDGTGGDGNGQATAKKFSKGLTLHDVEAIKKIVPTVERISPVISFNYSALLNGISKPVVLEGIENHYFDLFNMQLAEGKRFNATQAEKGLPVCVVGNNIKEQFFRQQNPIGKYIKCGQIWLKIIGVVERRDFTASASDELGISSSDNKIFIPVQTMLMRFKNRSLIRADEVLSANKNANGNGMVIIYGGPAPKEDPVDTDPNLNQLDKIVVQIKETEQLNGSATLIKRMLLRRHSDLYDFEVTIPELLLKQQQKTKKIFNIVLGVIAGISLVVGGIGIMNIMLASVLERIREIGVRQALGAKQKDIIAQFLSESTLISLTGGIIGIILGVVLSQIITAMFDIKTIVSAFSIFIAFGVSVGVGIIFGYLPAKRAAANDPVVSLRS, from the coding sequence ATGTTTATAAAAAGATATTTACACGATATTCTGATAGCGGTTGAAGCCATTATTGCCAACCGCCTGAAATCGATACTTACCGCACTCGGAATCATCTTTGGTGTAGCTGCGGTAATTAGCATGATGGCAATTGGAAATGGCGCCGAGCAGGAAATTCTGGAGCAGATAAAACTGGTTGGCGTAAACAACATTGTTATTACTCCAAGTACTTATTCCTTATCCGACGGAACCGGTGGCGATGGTAATGGTCAAGCCACCGCAAAGAAATTCTCAAAAGGACTGACACTTCACGATGTGGAGGCCATTAAAAAGATTGTTCCTACTGTTGAACGTATTTCCCCGGTTATTTCTTTCAACTATTCAGCCCTGCTAAACGGAATTAGTAAACCTGTTGTTCTCGAAGGAATTGAAAATCACTACTTCGATTTATTCAATATGCAACTGGCCGAAGGAAAACGTTTTAATGCCACGCAAGCTGAAAAAGGACTACCCGTTTGTGTGGTTGGAAACAACATTAAAGAGCAATTTTTTCGTCAGCAGAATCCCATTGGAAAATATATAAAATGCGGACAGATATGGCTAAAGATTATAGGTGTTGTTGAACGACGCGATTTTACGGCATCGGCATCCGATGAACTGGGAATCAGCAGTTCTGACAATAAAATTTTTATACCTGTACAAACCATGTTGATGCGGTTTAAAAACCGTTCACTCATTAGAGCCGACGAAGTTTTAAGTGCCAATAAAAATGCTAATGGCAATGGTATGGTTATTATTTATGGAGGTCCGGCGCCAAAAGAAGACCCGGTTGACACCGACCCCAATCTTAACCAACTCGATAAGATTGTTGTTCAGATAAAAGAAACGGAACAACTCAACGGTTCGGCAACATTAATAAAACGGATGTTGCTCAGACGCCACTCCGATTTGTACGATTTTGAAGTTACAATTCCCGAATTGCTGCTAAAACAGCAACAAAAAACAAAAAAAATATTCAACATCGTTTTAGGTGTTATTGCTGGTATCTCGCTGGTTGTTGGCGGAATTGGTATTATGAATATTATGTTGGCATCGGTCTTGGAACGCATTCGTGAAATTGGTGTTCGCCAAGCATTGGGAGCCAAGCAAAAAGACATAATCGCACAGTTTCTTTCCGAGTCGACTTTAATCAGTTTAACAGGAGGAATTATAGGAATTATTCTGGGTGTTGTGCTCTCACAAATCATTACGGCCATGTTCGATATCAAAACAATTGTTTCTGCCTTTAGCATTTTTATTGCTTTCGGCGTATCGGTTGGCGTCGGAATTATTTTTGGTTATCTACCTGCTAAACGTGCCGCAGCAAATGATCCGGTAGTAAGTCTTCGTTCATAA